CCATGATTATAACATCTTACTACTATTTCATTCATTTCAGATTTTAGTGTTGAATATACCTTGACTCCTGCTGGAGGGGTCCCAGGCTTTGTTGTAgttgtgttcccaaaattggaCTTTGCTTTCTTTCCTGCAGGCTTTAGTATTTGGAAAGAGCACATCAGAGTCTCATCCACACTCATCATGGCACCTGAATTATCAAACTCCCCGCAGTAATTAGGTGCAGAAAATATTGTTACAAGTTGCCTATTTGCAAAAAACTCATATCCATCCTCCACAACCTGCATAATATGAGAACAACAGTCAGTTAAACTACCCTGGGAAGATTAGTCCAAATCCATGACATAAAACCAGACCATAATTTGAGACCTGGTGAGCACGACAAACAAGGTCAAGATCATGCTTCTGAAGAAATTCTGTCACTTTGTCAGCACCAAAGGTATAAGAGACTCCCCTATCATTCATTCCCCAACCTTGAACATCTTTACTTGGGTCTGCCCAAAGGAGATCACAGAGCAAACCAGTATCTGGGACATCTGTCGGGCGTTGTAGGTTTCGTATATGTTCCAAATTATGAAGGTCAGGAGAAAGGCCTCCATGCATGCATAGAATCTTTTCATCTATGAGTGCTGCCACTGGCAAGCAGTTAAAACAATCAGTGAAGACTTTCCACAGCCTAACGTTGAACCTCCGCTTGCATTCATCATAAAATCCATATATACGGTTTATTGAAGCACACTCATGATTGCCCCTTAAGAGGAAAAAATTTTCtggatattttattttatatgcaAGAAGAAGGCAAATGGTCTCCAGGCTTTGCTTGCCGCGATCCACATAATCCCCCAAGAACAGATAATTTGCTTGTGGAGGTAATCCACCATATTCAAAAAGCCTCAACAGATCAGAATACTGACCATGAATGTCACCTGATCAAATTCAAAGTACAATATCAAAAAGGAATATTACAAGATCTCTCTTTCAGCATTGGACAATTAATGCTTCGAAGTAGCATTGGTAGAAAAGGGAACATGTATGGTTAGGTCTCTGTAAATAACAGTATGAATTGCATTTATGGACAAGAAAACGTACAAAGCTATGGAGGAGTGTCCTAACAAATACCATTTTTACTTGAGGTAATTACGAGTTCACCTATGAGTTCATGCAGAAATTACAGCTTATAGTTTTCAAGTTCCCTACGGGTACAGAAATCAACACATCAAACATTATTAACATGCTTTCAGAGTTTCCCCGAAGATGAAGCAAAATTATTTGACCAAGTTGCATGGGTGAAGCATATGTATTAAATTTGAATTCTGTGGCTTTAAACAGGTAAAGGCTATCAATGGGAATTTTATTGTCCACCGGTCATGGACAGTATCACACACTTTCCAATATTATCGCTCCATAGAAATGGAATATATCAAATCCAGAACCTTAGCCAAGAATGGACTAATATGTGCTATTTTTTAGTGTCCAATGGGTTGCATGGGTCACGtgctttatattttttgggtttatttttataataaatcAATTCTATAAGCCAAAAATTGGGGATTTAAGTCCTATACGGGATTAAGtagttattttatgttttttagtCATTAAGAATATTAGGTTTCTATGTTTTGAGTAATCTAGAAGTCCCTAGTTATGAATTTATTCTTTTCTTAGAGAGCAAGTATTGGTATTAGGTAGTTTTTGAGTCCTATTTTCTTCTGTTTCCTATTTTAGTTGTTTCTATGTAATTGAGTCTTAGCCTCCACTATATATAGAGGCTCTTGTATTGcagagaaaatgaagatgattaatgatattttgtgaGCTTTTCTTGCTGGTTTGTTCCTAAGAAAAAATGTTTCAACAACTGAGATTGTTGTGGGTGAGAAACCTAGGACTGATAGAGTCAaccccacccacatctatcccttTTATACTTCTTTTCTCTACTTTCTACTCTTATTctacttttatttattcatcattaTTGTCAGAATAAAGTCTCAACCGTCGCTGAACTAAAGAGAACACAACCAAGCTACCGAATCCAGTTACAAGGTTTTCCCAAGAAGAAATTTCGAGTGCTCATCTTCTAGACCAGATCTCTAATTGCTGtaggatttttagggttttgttacCCTTCGAGAGAGACTCGATCCAAATATGAGGATCATCTGATGCTCCCAGctcaagttcttgaagaatcaccGTTTACTTTTTTTCAACCAGCGTAAGTCTCAACCCAGCAGGCAGAATTGGTtcagattttgatggtttttttttttaatacccagGGTGTCCGGATGTTTGACCCGACTAGTCCCTGGGGTCACTATGATACCGGTTACACAGGACCGGATCAGATTTTGATGGTCTGTTCCCTCATATAGGATTTCCATTCGATCCAAAATTCAGCTCCATATGAGCTCTGGTTTGTGAGTTATCGAATCCCCTATCTTCAAccctattttccagatttgagtTTTCAGTTGAATCTGAAATTGATTTCTGTGTTGGAGTTTATGATGGATTTTACTGGGACTAATTACCCCTTGGTAATTTAGTCTGACATCACTGGTTAACCAAGATACCCCACATACTCCTAAGGTCTTCCAAACTTCTATCGGGACCTCATCGAGGCCTGGTgtcttgcctactttcatctttctcaaggcttctttaacttccACCCCTCCAACCTTTCGTATATATCTATGATGTATGGCATCTTGATGCATAATAACTTCTTCTGGGTCATGCCTACTCAAACTACCTCCATTTAGTAGGTCACAAATatactcatcccatctcttcTTAATGTCCTCAACCCTTAACAACACCCTTCCTTCATCACTCTTGATACATCTCACTTGGTCAAAATCTCTACTCATCTTTTCTCTTATcttagctatcttatagatagctttttccccttcatttgtgtttagattttttttgtttttcctaatAGGTGGGGAGGGGAAGTAGATAGCAGTCAGGAggctcgaactcgagacctcttggtgagaatgggatttttgcacaccatagctcaccaattgCGCGAGGCAGTTGTTGCTTGTGTTTAGATTAATATATCGCCATATCGGTCTTCATATTTCTTCAACCTAACTATCCCCACAACCTTCTTACCCTCGTTTCTGGCAGCATTATACCTCTTTTTATCTTCCATCTCTTTAGTCCTTTGTCATGtcttaaaactagctttcttGGACTTAATGGCTGCCTGGACCTCATCATCCCACTACCAAGTCTTCCAAGCACTTAACGACTACCCTTCGCTTCCCTAGGACTTCTTTGGCAACCCTCTTAATACAAGTTATCATCTTATTCCACATCACGTTGGTGTCTC
This Macadamia integrifolia cultivar HAES 741 chromosome 10, SCU_Mint_v3, whole genome shotgun sequence DNA region includes the following protein-coding sequences:
- the LOC122091641 gene encoding serine/threonine-protein phosphatase PP1-like, with product MDPAVLDDIINRLLEVRGRPGKQVQLSESEIRQLCIVSKDIFLQQPNLLELEAPIKICGDIHGQYSDLLRLFEYGGLPPQANYLFLGDYVDRGKQSLETICLLLAYKIKYPENFFLLRGNHECASINRIYGFYDECKRRFNVRLWKVFTDCFNCLPVAALIDEKILCMHGGLSPDLHNLEHIRNLQRPTDVPDTGLLCDLLWADPSKDVQGWGMNDRGVSYTFGADKVTEFLQKHDLDLVCRAHQVVEDGYEFFANRQLVTIFSAPNYCGEFDNSGAMMSVDETLMCSFQILKPAGKKAKSNFGNTTTTKPGTPPAGVKSFLGAKV